From Nicotiana tabacum cultivar K326 chromosome 15, ASM71507v2, whole genome shotgun sequence, the proteins below share one genomic window:
- the LOC107774827 gene encoding pyrophosphate-energized vacuolar membrane proton pump-like — protein sequence MGAALLPDLGAEIVIPVCAVIGIVFSLVQWYIVSNVKLTPESSSPSNNGKNGYGDYLIEEEEGINDQNVVVKCAEIQNAISEGATSFLFTEYQYVGIFMIAFAILIFLFLGSVEGFSTKSQPCTYNKEKLCKPALATAIFSTVSFLLGAVTSVVSGFLGMKIATYANARTTLEARKGVGKAFIVAFRSGAVMGFLLAANGLLVLYIAINLFKLYYGDDWEGLFEAITGYGLGGSSMALFGRVGGGIYTKAADVGADLVGKVERNIPEDDPRNPAVIADNVGDNVGDIAGMGSDLFGSYAEASCAALVVASISSFGINHEFTAMLYPLLISSMGILICLITTLFATDFFEIKAVKEIEPALKNQLIISTALMTVGIAIVTWTCLPSSFTIFNFGAQKVVKNWELFLCVAVGLWAGLIIGFVTEYYTSNAYSPVQDVADSCRTGAATNVIFGLALGYKSVIIPIFAIAIAIFVSFSFAAMYGIAVAALGMLSTIATGLAIDAYGPISDNAGGIAEMAGMSHRIRERTDALDAAGNTTAAIGKGFAIGSAALVSLALFGAFVSRAAITTVDVLTPQVFIGLIVGAMLPYWFSAMTMKSVGSAALKMVEEVRRQFNTIPGLMEGTAKPDYATCVKISTDASIKEMIPPGALVMLTPLIVGIFFGVETLSGVLAGALVSGVQIAISASNTGGAWDNAKKYIEAGASEHARTLGPKGSDPHKAAVIGDTIGDPLKDTSGPSLNILIKLMAVESLVFAPFFATHGGLLFKIF from the exons ATGGGGGCGGCGTTGTTACCAGATCTCGGGGCGGAGATTGTGATTCCGGTATGCGCCGTCATTGGAATCGTGTTCTCGTTAGTTCAATGGTACATTGTTTCGAACGTGAAGTTGACGCCGGAATCATCTTCTCCGAGCAACAACGGTAAGAATGGGTACGGAGATTACTTGATTGAAGAAGAGGAAGGCATTAATGACCAAAACGTCGTCGTTAAGTGCGCCGAGATACAGAATGCTATCTCTGAAG GGGCGACATCCTTCCTGTTCACTGAATATCAGTATGTGGGTATCTTCATGATTGCTTTTGCAATTCTGATATTCCTTTTCCTCGGCTCTGTTGAGGGCTTCAGCACTAAGAGCCAACCATGCACCTACAACAAGGAGAAACTTTGCAAGCCAGCCCTTGCAACTGCCATCTTTAGCACTGTATCATTCTTGCTAGGTGCTGTCACTTCTGTTGTTTCTGGTTTCCTTGGGATGAAAATAGCAACTTATGCAAACGCAAGGACAACCCTGGAAGCAAGAAAAGGTGTTGGAAAGGCTTTCATAGTAGCATTCAGATCTGGTGCTGTGATGGGTTTTCTCCTTGCAGCCAATGGTCTCTTGGTACTTTACATTGCGATTAATCTCTTCAAGCTATACTATGGTGATGATTGGGAGGGCCTTTTTGAGGCAATTACTGGATATGGTCTAGGTGGCTCCTCCATGGCTCTTTTTGGCAGAGTTGGTGGTGGTATTTATACCAAGGCTGCTGATGTTGGTGCTGATCTTGTTGGTAAGGTTGAGAGGAACATTCCAGAAGATGATCCCAGAAATCCTGCT GTGATTGCCGACAATGTTGGCGATAATGTTGGGGACATTGCTGGAATGGGGTCTGATCTTTTTGGCTCATATGCTGAAGCATCATGTGCCGCTTTAGTTGTGGCTTCCATCTCGTCTTTTGGAATTAATCATGAATTCACTGCAATGTTGTATCCCCTGCTCATTAGTTCTATGGGTATCCTCATTTGTTTGATCACTACCCTTTTTGCAACTGACTTCTTTGAAATTAAGGCTGTCAAGGAAATTGAACCAGCACTGAAGAACCAGCTTATTATCTCAACTGCTCTTATGACTGTTGGAATTGCAATTGTTACATGGACTTGCCTTCCATCTTCCTTTACCATCTTTAATTTTGGAGCTCAGAAGGTTGTGAAGAATTG GGAACTATTTTTATGTGTGGCTGTTGGTCTTTGGGCTGGACTTATCATTGGGTTTGTCACTGAGTACTACACTAGCAATGCTTACAG CCCTGTCCAAGATGTAGCTGACTCCTGCAGGACTGGAGCTGCCACCAATGTTATTTTCGGCCTCGCGCTTGGATACAAATCTGTCATCATTCCAATTTTTGCCATTGCAATAGCTATCTTTGTCAGTTTTAGTTTCGCTGCCATGTATGGTATTGCAGTTGCTGCGCTTGGGATGTTGAGCACCATTGCAACTGGATTGGCCATTGATGCATATGGACCTATCAGTGACAATGCTGGAGGCATAGCTGAGATGGCTGGTATGAGCCATCGGATCCGTGAAAGGACAGATGCCCTTGATGCCGCTGGAAACACCACTGCTGCTATTGGAAAG GGATTTGCTATTGGATCCGCTGCACTCGTGTCCTTGGCACTGTTTGGTGCTTTTGTGAGTCGGGCTGCAATTACTACAGTTGATGTCTTGACTCCCCAGGTTTTCATTGGTTTGATTGTTGGCGCCATGCTTCCCTACTGGTTCTCTGCCATGACCATGAAGAGTGTGGGTAGTGCAGCTTTGAAGATGGTTGAAGAAGTTCGCAGACAATTTAACACTATTCCTGGTCTCATGGAGGGCACTGCCAAGCCTGATTATGCGACTTGTGTTAAGATTTCAACTGATGCATCTATCAAGGAAATGATCCCCCCAGGTGCTCTAGTCATGCTTACACCCCTCATAGTTGGGATTTTCTTCGGAGTGGAGACTCTCTCCGGTGTTCTTGCTGGTGCTTTGGTTTCGGGTGTACAG ATAGCAATATCTGCATCGAACACAGGTGGTGCATGGGACAATGCCAAGAAGTATATTGAG GCTGGTGCGTCGGAGCATGCAAGGACCCTTGGTCCAAAGGGTTCAGACCCACACAAGGCTGCTGTTATTGGTGACACCATTGGCGACCCTCTGAAGGACACTTCAGGCCCATCGCTTAACATTCTGATCAAGCTGATGGCAGTTGAATCTCTCGTGTTTGCTCCATTCTTTGCCACTCATGGTGGTCTGCTTTTCAAGATTTTTTAA